One Calonectris borealis chromosome 15, bCalBor7.hap1.2, whole genome shotgun sequence DNA segment encodes these proteins:
- the HBEGF gene encoding proheparin-binding EGF-like growth factor, with protein MDGRAVLIHALLAAVCSAAAGGLGRDELHNEVLHKGGGAPVPATAPLLGGSPEKEGGGAASGDDLSELPRVAFLSKPQGLVTPKKKGNGNKRRKGKGLGRKRDPCLRKYKDFCIHGECKYIRELGAPSCICQPGYHGERCHGLSLPVEHPPSTYDHTTALAVVAVVLSSLCLIIIAALLMLRCHKRGVYDVENEEKIKLGITVNH; from the exons ATGGACGGGCGGGCGGTGCTGATCCACGCGCTGCTGGCGGCAG TGtgctcggcggcggcgggcgggctgggCCGGGACGAGCTGCACAACGAGGTGCTGCACAAGGGCGGCGGGGCGCCGGTCCCAGCCACGGCCCCGCTGCTCGGCGGCAGCCCGGAGAAGGAGGGCGGCGGAGCGGCCTCGGGTGACGACCTCAGTGAGCTGCCGAGAG ttGCTTTCCTGTCAAAGCCTCAAGGCCTGGTTACTCCCAAGAAAAAAGGGAACgggaataaaagaagaaaaggcaaaggcctggggaggaagagagacccGTGCCTGCGGAAGTACAAGGATTTCTGTATTCACGGCGAATGCAAATACATCCGAGAGCTGGGAGCTCCCTCCTGCAT ATGCCAGCCAGGATATCATGGAGAAAGATGCCACGGCCTCTCGCTGCCTGTggagcacccccccagcacatACGACCACACCACGGCCCTGGCCGTCGTTGCTGTCGTCCTGTCCTCCCTGTGTCTCATCATCATCGCAGCCCTGCTGATGCTCAG GTGTCACAAGAGGGGTGTCTACGATGTAGAAAACGAAGAGAAAATCAAGCTGGGCATCACTGTGAATCACTGA